A window of the Desulforapulum autotrophicum HRM2 genome harbors these coding sequences:
- a CDS encoding response regulator, which translates to MEGAMFSMHFLLIDDEEVLIETIAERLRLKGFVVDCALSGNEAFYQLEKNDTIDIIVLDIKMPDMDGMNILERLKAKYPLIEVIMLTGHATIESAVKALKCGAFDYLLKPCDLNDLLSKANKAFSRKREREAKILNVKLKPYISDREREEMISRIMKE; encoded by the coding sequence ATGGAGGGGGCTATGTTCTCAATGCACTTTCTTTTGATTGATGATGAGGAAGTTCTTATTGAAACTATTGCTGAGCGCCTTCGATTAAAAGGGTTCGTTGTTGATTGTGCTTTGTCTGGAAATGAAGCGTTTTATCAATTGGAAAAAAATGACACCATTGATATCATTGTCCTTGATATTAAAATGCCGGATATGGATGGCATGAATATCTTGGAAAGACTCAAGGCAAAGTATCCCCTAATTGAAGTCATCATGCTTACCGGACACGCTACAATTGAGTCGGCAGTCAAAGCATTGAAGTGTGGCGCTTTCGATTATTTATTAAAACCATGTGATTTGAATGATCTCCTTTCCAAGGCAAACAAGGCTTTTTCAAGAAAGAGAGAGCGTGAGGCTAAAATTCTCAATGTAAAGTTGAAACCATATATTTCGGATCGAGAACGAGAGGAAATGATATCCAGAATAATGAAAGAATAA